Proteins encoded by one window of Vigna radiata var. radiata cultivar VC1973A chromosome 5, Vradiata_ver6, whole genome shotgun sequence:
- the LOC106760573 gene encoding metacaspase-6-like: MGKRAVLIGCNYPGTKAELRGCVNDVWNMKKCLINIYGFSERDIVLLIDTHHSYTQPTGKNIRLALSKLVRSAKPRDALFVHYSGHGTRLPAESDDEDNTGYDECIVPTDMNLITDDDFRQLVDKVPRGCNITIVSDCCHSGGLIEAAKEQIGDSTNEEGYVSTSLFHFKNFLHRSMHQEQQEEETTVKNRSLPPSTLSDILQQKTGNDIETGNLRRTLFHIFGEDASPKVKKFSNLVMNKLQHVKSGESGGHRIEGVSDLAQKFFEQKLNYDGDEVGKRGGIRKEEHAASIKRNVLDCGILLSGCQSDQTSADACPAGNSGSAYGAFSNVIRAIIEESEGAVTNRELVLKARMILKKQGFSQKPGLYCSDSNVNAPFVC, encoded by the exons ATGGGTAAGAGGGCAGTGTTAATAGGATGCAACTACCCCGGAACAAAGGCTGAATTGAGAGGGTGTGTTAATGATGTTTGGAATATGAAGAAGTGCCTCATCAACATATATGGTTTCTCAGAAAGGGACATTGTTCTTCTCATTGACACTCATCATTCCTACACTCAACCCACCGGCAAGAACATCAGATTGGCTCTGTCCAAGCTTGTCCGGTCCGCCAAGCCCCGCGACGCGCTTTTCGTCCACTACAGCGGCCATGGCACACGTCTTCCGGCGGAATCCGACGACGAAGACAATACTGGCTATGACGAATGCATTGTTCCCACAGATATGAATCTCATCACTG ATGATGATTTCAGACAGCTTGTAGACAAGGTACCAAGAGGTTGCAATATAACAATCGTTTCCGATTGCTGCCACAGTGGTGGCCTAATTGAAGCAGCAAAGGAACAAATAGGAGACAGCACAAACGAAGAAGGCTACGTTTCAACCTCTCTATTTCACTTCAAAAACTTCCTTCATCGAAGCATGCACCAagaacaacaagaagaagaaaccaCTGTGAAGAACCGATCTTTGCCTCCCTCAACTCTCTCAGACATACTCCAGCAGAAAACTGGCAACGACATAGAAACTGGGAATCTAAGGCGTACACTCTTCCACATCTTTGGTGAAGATGCAAGTCCCAAAGTGAAGAAGTTTTCAAATTTAGTCATGAACAAACTCCAACATGTAAAAAGTGGTGAGAGTGGAGGGCACAGAATTGAGGGTGTGAGTGATCTTGCTCAAAAATTCTTCGAACAGAAGCTAAATTATGATGGTGATGAGGTGGGAAAACGTGGGGGAATCAGGAAAGAGGAGCATGCTGCATCAATCAAGCGCAACGTTTTGGATTGTGGGATTCTGCTGAGTGGTTGCCAGAGTGACCAAACTTCTGCAGATGCATGTCCTGCTGGGAATTCTGGGTCAGCTTACGGGGCTTTCAGCAATGTGATTAGAGCTATAATTGAAGAGAGTGAAGGAGCAGTGACAAACCGGGAACTTGTGCTGAAGGCTAGGATGATACTTAAGAAACAGGGTTTTTCTCAGAAACCTGGTCTCTATTGCAGTGACAGCAACGTTAATGCTCCCTTTGTCTGTTGA
- the LOC106759811 gene encoding E3 ubiquitin-protein ligase RGLG4 isoform X2, giving the protein MGNLFGKNKKDSSHSSSYDKGRGGRIFTNVTTRGLPPNFPSQISSSLPPPILYPSLEPPSSTAPPPPVRSRSISKKPSFLRVDSKQSSSVMDKKQSAAKKYALIRDNFSTLEQVTTALRKEGLESSNLILGIDFTKSNEWTGRISFNKRSLHAIGTTPNPYEKAISIIGKTLAPFDDDNLIPCFGFGDATTHDQEVFSFHSHHSPCHGFEEVLACYQKIVPNLKLSGPTSYAPVIEAAIDIVEKSRGQFHVLVIVADGQVTRSVNTGDGELSPQEEKTIKAIVDASAYPLAIVLVGVGDGPWEDMRKFDDRIPARDYDNFQFVNFTEIMSRNISPSEKEAAFALAALMEIPFQYKATMEFGILGRVTGRAKRIVPKAPPLPYSRPAPSLARLPTTAPPTSNDDSNQSVCPVCLTNPRDLAFGCGHMTCKDCGYKLTNCPMCRERISTRLRVYSG; this is encoded by the exons ATGGGTAACCTCTTTggcaaaaataaaaaggatagCAGTCATAGTTCAAGCTATGATAAAGGAAGAGGTGGAAGAATCTTCACTAACGTGACCACAAGAGGTTTACCACCCAATTTTCCATCGCAAATATCTTCGTCCTTGCCACCACCAATATTATATCCATCTCTGGAACCACCTTCTTCGACGGCACCACCACCACCGGTGCGATCACGATCCATTTCCAAGAAACCAAGTTTTCTGAGAGTTGACTCTAAGCAGAGCTCTTCAGTCATGGACAAAAAGCAATCTGCAGCCAAAAAGTATGCTCTTATCCGTGACAACTTCTCTACCCTTGAACAG GTGACAACAGCCTTAAGGAAAGAAGGATTAGAATCCTCAAATCTCATCCTTGGAATTGATTTTACAAAGAGTAATGAATGGACTG GCAGAATCTCATTCAATAAAAGAAGCCTGCATGCTATTGGAACTACTCCTAATCCTTATGAGAAGGCTATCTCTATTATTGGCAAGACTTTGGCTCcctttgatgatgacaacttgATTCCATGCTTTGGCTTTGGTGATG CTACTACCCATGATCAAGAAGTGTTTAGCTTTCACAGTCATCATTCACCTTGCCATGGCTTTGAGGAAGTCTTGGCTTGCTACCAGAAAATAGttccaaacttgaaactttcaG GACCAACTTCTTATGCTCCTGTGATTGAAGCTGCCATAGACATAGTTGAGAAAAGCCGTGGCCAATTCCATGTGTTGGTTATAGTTGCTGATGGCCAg GTTACTAGAAGTGTCAACACTGGAGATGGAGAACTAAGTCCTCAGGAGGAGAAGACAATCAAAGCAATCGTTGATGCAAG TGCATATCCTCTTGCAATAGTTCTAGTTGGAGTTGGTGATGGACCTTGGGAAGACATGAGAAAGTTCGATGACAGGATACCTGCACGCGATTATGACAATTTTCAG TTTGTTAATTTCACGGAAATAATGTCGAGAAACATAAGCCCCTCGGAGAAAGAAGCAGCTTTTGCTTTGGCTGCTCTCATGGAGATTCCATTCCAATATAAAGCAACCATGGAATTTGGAATACTAGG ACGTGTGACAGGAAGAGCAAAGAGAATAGTTCCAAAAGCTCCTCCTTTACCCTATTCTAGGCCTGCACCATCACTAGCTCGTCTTCCCACCACTGCACCACCTACCTCCAACGATGACAGCAACCAATCG GTTTGTCCTGTTTGTTTGACCAATCCAAGAGACTTGGCCTTCGGGTGTGGTCACATG ACATGCAAGGATTGTGGATACAAGTTAACTAATTGTCCGATGTGTCGAGAGAGGATCAGTACTCGTCTGAGGGTGTACAGTGGATGA
- the LOC106759811 gene encoding E3 ubiquitin-protein ligase RGLG4 isoform X1, giving the protein MGNLFGKNKKDSSHSSSYDKGRGGRIFTNVTTRGLPPNFPSQISSSLPPPILYPSLEPPSSTAPPPPVRSRSISKKPSFLRVDSKQSSSVMDKKQSAAKKYALIRDNFSTLEQVTTALRKEGLESSNLILGIDFTKSNEWTGRISFNKRSLHAIGTTPNPYEKAISIIGKTLAPFDDDNLIPCFGFGDATTHDQEVFSFHSHHSPCHGFEEVLACYQKIVPNLKLSGPTSYAPVIEAAIDIVEKSRGQFHVLVIVADGQVTRSVNTGDGELSPQEEKTIKAIVDASSAYPLAIVLVGVGDGPWEDMRKFDDRIPARDYDNFQFVNFTEIMSRNISPSEKEAAFALAALMEIPFQYKATMEFGILGRVTGRAKRIVPKAPPLPYSRPAPSLARLPTTAPPTSNDDSNQSVCPVCLTNPRDLAFGCGHMTCKDCGYKLTNCPMCRERISTRLRVYSG; this is encoded by the exons ATGGGTAACCTCTTTggcaaaaataaaaaggatagCAGTCATAGTTCAAGCTATGATAAAGGAAGAGGTGGAAGAATCTTCACTAACGTGACCACAAGAGGTTTACCACCCAATTTTCCATCGCAAATATCTTCGTCCTTGCCACCACCAATATTATATCCATCTCTGGAACCACCTTCTTCGACGGCACCACCACCACCGGTGCGATCACGATCCATTTCCAAGAAACCAAGTTTTCTGAGAGTTGACTCTAAGCAGAGCTCTTCAGTCATGGACAAAAAGCAATCTGCAGCCAAAAAGTATGCTCTTATCCGTGACAACTTCTCTACCCTTGAACAG GTGACAACAGCCTTAAGGAAAGAAGGATTAGAATCCTCAAATCTCATCCTTGGAATTGATTTTACAAAGAGTAATGAATGGACTG GCAGAATCTCATTCAATAAAAGAAGCCTGCATGCTATTGGAACTACTCCTAATCCTTATGAGAAGGCTATCTCTATTATTGGCAAGACTTTGGCTCcctttgatgatgacaacttgATTCCATGCTTTGGCTTTGGTGATG CTACTACCCATGATCAAGAAGTGTTTAGCTTTCACAGTCATCATTCACCTTGCCATGGCTTTGAGGAAGTCTTGGCTTGCTACCAGAAAATAGttccaaacttgaaactttcaG GACCAACTTCTTATGCTCCTGTGATTGAAGCTGCCATAGACATAGTTGAGAAAAGCCGTGGCCAATTCCATGTGTTGGTTATAGTTGCTGATGGCCAg GTTACTAGAAGTGTCAACACTGGAGATGGAGAACTAAGTCCTCAGGAGGAGAAGACAATCAAAGCAATCGTTGATGCAAG CAGTGCATATCCTCTTGCAATAGTTCTAGTTGGAGTTGGTGATGGACCTTGGGAAGACATGAGAAAGTTCGATGACAGGATACCTGCACGCGATTATGACAATTTTCAG TTTGTTAATTTCACGGAAATAATGTCGAGAAACATAAGCCCCTCGGAGAAAGAAGCAGCTTTTGCTTTGGCTGCTCTCATGGAGATTCCATTCCAATATAAAGCAACCATGGAATTTGGAATACTAGG ACGTGTGACAGGAAGAGCAAAGAGAATAGTTCCAAAAGCTCCTCCTTTACCCTATTCTAGGCCTGCACCATCACTAGCTCGTCTTCCCACCACTGCACCACCTACCTCCAACGATGACAGCAACCAATCG GTTTGTCCTGTTTGTTTGACCAATCCAAGAGACTTGGCCTTCGGGTGTGGTCACATG ACATGCAAGGATTGTGGATACAAGTTAACTAATTGTCCGATGTGTCGAGAGAGGATCAGTACTCGTCTGAGGGTGTACAGTGGATGA